In Plutella xylostella chromosome 3, ilPluXylo3.1, whole genome shotgun sequence, the following proteins share a genomic window:
- the LOC105397182 gene encoding eukaryotic translation initiation factor 5A, translating into MGDIEDTHFETGDSGASATFPMQCSALRKNGFVMLKGRPCKIVEMSTSKTGKHGHAKVHLVGIDIFNGKKYEDICPSTHNMDVPHVKREDYQLTDISDDGYLTLMADNGDLREDLKYPDGDLGSQLRSDFDAGKELLCTVLKSCGEECVIAVKANTALDK; encoded by the exons ATGGGCGACATCGAGGACACCCACTTCGAGACCGGGGACTCCGGTGCCTCTGCCACCTTCCCCATGCAGTGCTCGGCTCTCCGCAAGAACGGATTTGTCATGCTGAAGGGCCGTCCGTGCAAGATCGTTGAAATGTCCACCTCCAAGACTGGCAAGCACGGCCACGCTAAAGTCCATCTCGTCGGCATTGACATCTTCAACGGCAAGAA ATACGAGGACATCTGCCCCTCCACCCACAACATGGACGTGCCGCACGTGAAGCGCGAGGACTACCAGCTGACGGACATCTCGGACGACGGCTACCTGACCCTGATGGCGGACAACGGCGACCTGCGCGAGGACCTCAAGTACCCGGACGGCGACCTGGGCTCCCAGCTGCGCTCCGACTTCGACGCCGGCAAGGAATTGCTG TGCACTGTGCTGAAATCTTGCGGTGAGGAGTGTGTGATCGCGGTGAAGGCAAACACGGCTCTGGACAAATAA
- the LOC105397181 gene encoding uncharacterized protein LOC105397181 has protein sequence MNATETVEIGSSDDEVEAIEQNNPKHQEKTSAAKTDVKKTTTTETNKKLTITVEDELKEPNLKSTKIVIEIDEVTSNKETVTEVPSNIRSIFGVEHDVNDFSPEFMKLLDVCIDFEFSEGMTRILNRNLIPYYKLADKKHTEALEFRKFLENIIVQMKKNPEHKFSYLREVCMNLKSHALRKRAKLITLDKDSGTSKKRRLLEVTPKNQIVDVIDLDNEPEAAAVIDVDNEPEDVIFVAEEKENLPIQITSVTSNFVEQPKQKNEDIPIEITSAISNIDPEQEQKQIEERIKGLEAHLQLCKEKIKFYDEMEVTDEDECVTSPYLMSDWFKGELVRVYKELCKLTKSDYKPSAKIGHIKIRITEGHPQGPAQKLQAWLKENREENGDLSFPDFIDIVKCVKAANEEDLLNWSKGQILEEARRLFTECGKALQKRRQKREWRDLVSKVEGSVDVDPADSDPLLWAKLEDNRRIARRKEADILEHYSQLTPGSAGKQRNKITVFKPSAVTTEIAGKKYIEISVDPTQVPTTSTNADFSYEVPIEYDLSCREQNLKTEPIDQKPLLVPQPIDPSDVIVCSDSDDYSTTDDEHSDVEFDDLPGNNNDLNPMPVKVELFEATENDVIAGNDSQRSTGDSEGVMHDTHNSIQKEDNTENKGSRIIENNTGARKNNTETDVLENNIRTSTLDQESDILANDTSANNHNIENENITDLRYSQVEAVIEHAVATAVLPESADEGVKIKEEPGLSAEETLKLMLEFDNNGLDNVQIKVLDCGEPQVCIDISSSSDSESDDDEDNELDKVDQATNPDLQNAEPNIDR, from the exons ATGAATGCTACCGAAACAGTGGAAATTGGTTCATCTGATGATGAG GTGGAAGCAATTGAACAGAACAATCCAAAACATCAAGAAAAAACCAGTGCAGCCAAAACTGATGTCAAGAAGACTACTACTActgaaactaataaaaaactaactaTCACCGTTGAGGATGAACTGAAGGAACCAAACTTGAAGTCTACAAAAATAGTTATTGAAATTGACGAAGTCACATCTAATAAAGAAACAGTAACAGAAGTACCATCAAATATAAGAAGTATATTTGGTGTTGAACATGATGTCAATGacttttccccagaattcatgAAGCTTCTGGATGTATGCATAGATTTTGAGTTTTCAGAAGGAATGACTAGGATTTTGAATAGAAACTTAATCCCTTACTACAAGCTAGCTGATAAAAAACACACTGAAGCATTGGAGTTCAGAAAGTTTCTAGAAAACATTATAGTTCAAATGAAAAAGAACCCAGAACATAAATTCTCATATTTGAGAGAAGTTTGTATGAACCTTAAAAGTCATGCATTGCGGAAGAGGGCCAAGTTGATAACATTGGACAAAGATTCAG GAACTTCAAAGAAAAGGCGACTTCTAGAAGTAACACCAAAGAACCAAATAGTTGATGTTATAGATCTGGACAATGAACCAGAAGCAGCTGCCGTCATAGATGTTGATAATGAACCTGAGGATGTTATCTTCGTAGCTGAGGAGAAAGAAAATTTACCAATTCAAATAACCTCAGTAACAAGTAATTTTGTTGAACAGCCAAAACAAAAGAACGAAGATATCCCAATAGAAATTACTTCAGCTATCAGTAATATAGATCCTGAACAAGAGCAGAAACAAATAGAAGAGAGAATCAAAGGTTTAGAGGCTCATCTACAACTTtgcaaagaaaaaataaagttttatgatGAAATGGAAGTGACAGATGAAGATGAGTGTGTCACATCGCCTTATTTAATGAGTGATTG GTTCAAAGGCGAGCTAGTAAGAGTATACAAAGAACTCTGTAAACTGACAAAAAGCGACTACAAACCAAGCGCTAAGATTGGTCACATAAAGATACGCATAACAGAAGGGCACCCTCAGGGTCCAGCTCAGAAGCTTCAAGCGTGGCTCAAAGAAAACAGGGAAGAAAACGGGGACCTCTCATTTCCCGACTTTATAGACATAGTCAAATGTGTGAAAGCTGCAAATGAAGAAGACTTGTTGAACTGGAGTAAAGGGCAAATACTTGAGGAAG CACGGCGATTATTCACGGAATGCGGTAAAGCGCTCCAGAAGCGCCGGCAGAAGCGCGAGTGGCGCGACCTGGTGAGCAAGGTGGAGGGCTCTGTGGATGTGGACCCGGCTGACAGCGACCCGCTGTTGTGGGCCAAGCTCGAGGACAACCGACGGATAGCTAGGCGGAAGGAAGCTGATATACTGGAGCA CTACTCACAACTAACGCCAGGATCGGCTGGCAAGCagagaaataaaataactgtatTTAAACCAAGCGCAGTAACGACCGAGATTGCAGGCAAGAAATACATCGAAATATCAGTCGACCCTACTCAAGTACCGACCACGTCAACTAATGCAGACTTTTCCTATGAAGTCCCAATAGAATATGACCTATCGTGTCGagaacaaaatttaaaaacagaaCCGATTGATCAAAAACCTCTGTTGGTTCCGCAGCCAATAGACCCTAGTGACGTAATAGTGTGTTCAGATTCTGACGACTACAGCACAACAGACGATGAACACTCTGATGTGGAATTTGATGATTTACCTGGCAACAATAACGATTTAAATCCTATGCCAGTTAAAGTTGAACTTTTTGAAGCCACTGAAAATGACGTTATTGCTGGCAATGATAGTCAGAGAAGCACAGGAGATAGTGAAGGTGTGATGCATGATACACACAATAGTATACAAAAGGAAGATAATACAGAAAACAAAGGAAGTAgaattatagaaaataatacaggTGCAAGGAAGAATAATACAGAAACTGATGTTTTAGAAAACAATATAAGAACAAGCACACTTGACCAAGAAAGTGATATTTTAGCAAATGATACAAGTGccaataatcataatattgaaaatgaaaacattACAGATTTGCGATATTCACAAGTAGAAGCTGTTATTGAACATGCTGTGGCAACTGCTGTATTACCAGAAAGTGCTGATGAAGGTGTAAAGATCAAAGAAGAACCTGGATTGTCAGCGGAAGAAACTCTCAAGCTTATGTTAGAATTTGATAACAATGGCCTTGATAATGTTCAAATTAAGGTACTGGACTGTGGTGAACCACAAGTTTGCATTgacatatcatcatcatcagacagtgaaagtgatgatgatgaagacaATGAGTTAGATAAAGTGGACCAAGCGACCAATCCTGACCTCCAAAATGCTGAGCcaaacatagatagatag
- the LOC105383443 gene encoding F-actin-capping protein subunit beta isoform X2: MTEQQMDCALDLMRRLPPQQIEKNLTDLIDLVPSLCEDLLSSVDQPLKIAKDRSNGKDYLLCDYNRDGDSYRSPWSNTYDPPLEDGSMPSERLRKLEIDANHAFDQYREMYFEGGVSSVYLWDMDHGFAGVILIKKAGDGSQKIKGCWDSIHVVEVVEKSSGRNAHYKLTSTAMLWLQTNKEGSGTMNLGGSLTRQAEQDSVVSEVTPHIANIGRMVEDMENKIRNTLNDIYFGKTKDIVNGLRSVVPADVARKKAALQHDLALALQRRHQQHAD; this comes from the exons ATG ACGGAACAACAAATGGATTGTGCTCTGGACCTCATGAGGAGGCTGCCGCCTCAACAAATCGAGAAGAACCTAACAGATTTGATAGACTTAGTGCCCAGTTTGTGTGAGGATTTGTTATCATCTGTGGACCAGCCATTGAAAATTGCGAAAGACAGAAGTAACGGAAAGGATTATCTCCTTTGCGATTACAACCGTGACGGAGACTCATACCGCTCGCCGTGGTCCAACACGTACGACCCGCCCCTGGAGGATGGCTCCATGCCCTCTGAGCGACTGAGGAAGTTAGAGATAGATGCCAACCATGCATTTGATCAGTACAGAGAGATGTACTTTGAGGGAGGTGTGAGCTCTGTCTACTTGTGGGATATGGATCATGGGTTTGCAG GTGTAATACTGATAAAGAAGGCAGGTGATGGTTCACAAAAGATCAAAGGCTGCTGGGACTCCATCCATGTAGTGGAAGTAGTGGAGAAGAGTTCAGGTCGCAACGCGCACTACAAGCTCACGTCTACGGCCATGCTGTGGCTCCAGACTAACAAGGAGGGCAGCGGGACCATGAACCTCGGAGGCAGTCTAACTAGACAG GCGGAGCAAGACTCGGTGGTGAGCGAGGTGACACCGCACATCGCCAACATCGGCCGCATGGTCGAGGACATGGAGAACAAGATACGGAACACGCTCAACGACATCTACTTCG GCAAAACCAAGGACATAGTGAACGGCCTCCGCTCCGTG GTGCCGGCGGACGTGGCGCGCAAGAAGGCGGCGCTTCAACACGACCTCGCGCTGGCGCTGCAGCGCCGCCACCAGCAGCACGCCGACTGA
- the LOC105383443 gene encoding F-actin-capping protein subunit beta isoform X1: MTEQQMDCALDLMRRLPPQQIEKNLTDLIDLVPSLCEDLLSSVDQPLKIAKDRSNGKDYLLCDYNRDGDSYRSPWSNTYDPPLEDGSMPSERLRKLEIDANHAFDQYREMYFEGGVSSVYLWDMDHGFAGVILIKKAGDGSQKIKGCWDSIHVVEVVEKSSGRNAHYKLTSTAMLWLQTNKEGSGTMNLGGSLTRQAEQDSVVSEVTPHIANIGRMVEDMENKIRNTLNDIYFGKTKDIVNGLRSVVPADVARKKAALQHDLALALQRRHQQHAD, encoded by the exons ATG ACGGAACAACAAATGGATTGTGCTCTGGACCTCATGAGGAGGCTGCCGCCTCAACAAATCGAGAAGAACCTAACAGATTTGATAGACTTAGTGCCCAGTTTGTGTGAGGATTTGTTATCATCTGTGGACCAGCCATTGAAAATTGCGAAAGACAGAAGTAACGGAAAGGATTATCTCCTTTGCGATTACAACCGTGACGGAGACTCATACCGCTCGCCGTGGTCCAACACGTACGACCCGCCCCTGGAGGATGGCTCCATGCCCTCTGAGCGACTGAGGAAGTTAGAGATAGATGCCAACCATGCATTTGATCAGTACAGAGAGATGTACTTTGAGGGAGGTGTGAGCTCTGTCTACTTGTGGGATATGGATCATGGGTTTGCAG GTGTAATACTGATAAAGAAGGCAGGTGATGGTTCACAAAAGATCAAAGGCTGCTGGGACTCCATCCATGTAGTGGAAGTAGTGGAGAAGAGTTCAGGTCGCAACGCGCACTACAAGCTCACGTCTACGGCCATGCTGTGGCTCCAGACTAACAAGGAGGGCAGCGGGACCATGAACCTCGGAGGCAGTCTAACTAGACAG GCGGAGCAAGACTCGGTGGTGAGCGAGGTGACACCGCACATCGCCAACATCGGCCGCATGGTCGAGGACATGGAGAACAAGATACGGAACACGCTCAACGACATCTACTTCG GCAAAACCAAGGACATAGTGAACGGCCTCCGCTCCGTGGTGCCGGCGGACGTGGCGCGCAAGAAGGCGGCGCTTCAACACGATCTCGCGCTGGCGCTGCAGCGCCGCCACCAGCAGCACGCCGACTGA